In Candidatus Cloacimonadota bacterium, the following are encoded in one genomic region:
- a CDS encoding Hsp20/alpha crystallin family protein — protein MRLPILRRDERQVDSRPMRSMIDDFLNNAFFEPELTETKMMAMDVIERDNEFVLTANLPGIKKNDIRVFVEGDSLIIEAKRAEEKEEKSETMYRCERYQGDYRRVFSVPENWDYEKINAKYEDGVLQLTVPKKQIQPEKEITIK, from the coding sequence ATGAGACTACCAATATTAAGACGAGATGAACGACAAGTTGATAGTCGTCCTATGCGTTCAATGATTGATGATTTCTTGAATAACGCTTTTTTCGAGCCGGAACTTACTGAAACAAAGATGATGGCAATGGATGTCATTGAGCGAGATAACGAATTTGTCTTAACTGCTAATTTACCCGGTATCAAGAAGAATGATATCAGAGTTTTTGTAGAAGGAGACAGTCTAATAATTGAAGCAAAACGAGCCGAAGAGAAAGAAGAGAAGAGCGAGACGATGTATAGATGTGAACGTTATCAGGGTGATTATCGCAGGGTATTTTCAGTTCCTGAGAATTGGGATTACGAGAAGATAAACGCCAAATATGAAGATGGAGTGTTACAACTGACAGTACCCAAAAAGCAGATACAACCTGAAAAAGAGATCACGATCAAATAA
- a CDS encoding Hsp20/alpha crystallin family protein produces the protein MSSLFDDFLSNAFTEEQTEANKMMPMDVSERVKEFVIRANMPGIKKENIKISVSNNNELTIEGKQESEKSEKNETVFRYERYKGNYRRSISLPEVCDIEKVEAKLEDGVLTLLIPKKEPSPVKEIKIG, from the coding sequence ATGTCTTCTCTGTTCGATGATTTTTTGAGTAATGCCTTTACAGAGGAACAAACCGAGGCAAACAAAATGATGCCGATGGATGTTTCTGAACGTGTCAAAGAGTTTGTTATTCGAGCAAATATGCCTGGTATTAAAAAGGAAAATATCAAGATTTCTGTTTCCAATAACAATGAGCTTACTATCGAAGGTAAGCAGGAATCGGAGAAATCAGAGAAGAATGAAACAGTCTTTAGATATGAGAGATATAAAGGGAATTATCGCCGTTCGATCAGCTTACCGGAAGTTTGTGATATTGAGAAAGTAGAAGCAAAATTAGAGGATGGTGTTTTGACGCTGTTAATACCAAAAAAGGAACCATCTCCGGTAAAAGAGATCAAGATTGGTTAA
- the gyrB gene encoding DNA topoisomerase (ATP-hydrolyzing) subunit B, whose amino-acid sequence MIPQDYTATSIKVLKGLEAVRKRPTMYIGGIGERGLHHLVYEVVDNSIDEALAGFCDKIEVTINKDGSVSIEDNGRGIPVDTHKESNVSALQVVMTVLHAGGKFDHKTYKVSGGLHGVGVSVVNALSDFMEVKVFKNDNIYHQTYSCGIPTKDVEIIGKTNKTGTLTTFKPDVTIFETVEFNFEYLAVRLRELAFLNRGVRILLKDENSEKSHDFQYEGGIVSFVTYLNESKKNLFKDPVYIFGEKDGIAFEVSLQYNDGYQENILSFANNINTIEGGTHLSGFKTALTRAVNTYIKNLNALKNEKITPQGSDIREGLTAIISVKLPNPQFEGQTKTKLQNSEVDGLINSIVGEKLLEYFEEHPNEAKSIAMKAILGARSREAARKARELTRRKTVLESGNLPGKLADCSSRDPEKTEILLVEGDSAGGSAKQGRDRTFQAVLPLWGKMLNTEKARIDRVLNNDKIQPIILALGAGIGDDFDISKLRYNRIIIMADADVDGAHISTLLLTFFFRYMRPLVEKGHIYIAKPPLYMIRKGKMKKYVYSDKERDEVLTEIDRKGVAIQRYKGLGEMNPEQLWETTLDPSKRILVSVKIDDAIEADRMFTILMGDEVEPRRNFIQTNAHYVQNLDII is encoded by the coding sequence ATGATTCCACAGGATTACACAGCAACAAGTATTAAAGTACTGAAGGGTTTGGAAGCTGTCCGCAAAAGACCGACCATGTATATTGGAGGTATAGGTGAAAGAGGATTACATCATCTCGTCTATGAAGTAGTTGATAACAGCATTGATGAGGCATTAGCCGGATTCTGTGATAAAATTGAAGTCACTATCAATAAAGACGGTTCGGTCAGTATTGAAGATAATGGAAGAGGAATACCGGTAGATACGCATAAAGAATCGAATGTTTCAGCTTTACAAGTTGTTATGACCGTTCTCCACGCTGGAGGAAAGTTCGATCATAAAACATATAAAGTATCCGGTGGTTTGCATGGTGTAGGCGTTTCGGTAGTAAATGCTCTTTCTGATTTCATGGAGGTAAAAGTCTTTAAGAATGATAATATTTATCACCAAACATATTCTTGCGGTATACCAACCAAAGATGTCGAAATTATAGGTAAAACCAATAAAACAGGTACATTAACGACCTTTAAACCTGATGTTACTATTTTCGAGACTGTAGAGTTCAATTTTGAATATTTAGCTGTTCGTTTAAGGGAATTAGCTTTCCTTAACAGAGGAGTAAGAATATTGTTAAAAGATGAAAACAGTGAGAAATCACATGATTTTCAATATGAAGGTGGAATCGTATCTTTTGTTACTTATCTGAACGAAAGCAAAAAGAATCTCTTTAAAGACCCTGTCTACATCTTTGGTGAAAAAGACGGAATTGCATTTGAGGTTTCTTTACAATATAATGACGGTTATCAGGAAAACATTCTTAGTTTTGCTAATAATATCAATACTATAGAAGGTGGAACTCATCTCAGTGGTTTTAAAACAGCTCTTACCAGAGCAGTCAATACCTATATAAAGAATCTTAATGCTTTAAAAAATGAGAAAATCACCCCACAGGGTAGTGATATCAGAGAGGGATTAACAGCGATTATTAGTGTTAAGTTACCCAATCCTCAATTTGAAGGCCAGACCAAAACCAAATTACAGAATTCAGAGGTCGATGGACTTATTAACTCCATTGTAGGAGAGAAACTGCTGGAGTATTTTGAAGAACATCCTAATGAAGCTAAGAGTATTGCCATGAAGGCAATTCTTGGAGCTAGATCTCGTGAAGCAGCCAGAAAAGCAAGAGAACTAACAAGGCGTAAGACCGTATTAGAAAGCGGAAACTTGCCTGGTAAGCTTGCCGACTGTAGTTCACGAGACCCTGAAAAAACAGAGATTTTGCTGGTGGAGGGAGATTCTGCAGGTGGTTCGGCAAAACAGGGTCGTGACAGGACATTTCAAGCGGTCTTACCTCTTTGGGGTAAAATGCTGAATACTGAAAAAGCTAGAATAGACAGAGTACTCAATAATGATAAAATACAACCAATAATACTTGCTCTGGGTGCAGGTATTGGTGATGACTTTGATATCTCCAAACTGCGATATAATAGAATCATCATTATGGCGGATGCTGATGTTGATGGTGCACACATCTCAACCCTTTTACTGACGTTCTTCTTCCGCTATATGAGACCTTTAGTAGAGAAAGGACATATTTATATTGCTAAACCCCCTCTATATATGATCCGCAAAGGAAAGATGAAAAAGTATGTCTATTCAGACAAAGAACGAGATGAAGTATTGACTGAAATTGATAGAAAAGGGGTAGCGATCCAAAGATATAAAGGTTTGGGAGAAATGAACCCTGAACAGCTATGGGAAACTACATTAGACCCCAGTAAGAGGATACTAGTTTCAGTAAAGATTGACGATGCTATCGAAGCAGACAGAATGTTCACTATTCTAATGGGAGACGAAGTGGAGCCGAGAAGAAACTTTATCCAGACCAATGCTCATTATGTGCAGAATCTTGATATCATCTAA
- the ruvA gene encoding Holliday junction branch migration protein RuvA encodes MFSFINGKLAEKTPMKIVLDCNGIGYDVRIPLSTYERLGKLQEETKLLVHLVVSDDDLKLYGFYTNEERELFRLLISISGIGPKIALSVLSAMTIQTFIKSIRTENDNALTIVPGLGKKTAQRLILELKDKLTTMQIFTISDSAVEGVDKLLIEAETALITLGYKQPDISIALEQLLKDEQDIITSEELIKKTIQYLYKNRYTGKKKNK; translated from the coding sequence ATGTTCTCATTTATAAATGGCAAGCTGGCAGAAAAGACACCGATGAAGATCGTTCTTGATTGTAACGGTATCGGTTATGATGTTAGGATACCGCTCAGTACTTATGAAAGATTGGGTAAATTACAAGAGGAGACTAAACTCTTAGTTCATCTGGTTGTATCAGATGATGATCTGAAACTCTATGGTTTTTATACTAATGAAGAAAGAGAGCTATTTCGCTTGCTTATCTCTATTAGCGGTATAGGACCTAAAATCGCCCTTTCTGTACTCTCGGCAATGACTATTCAAACATTCATAAAATCAATCCGTACAGAGAATGACAATGCTTTGACTATCGTTCCCGGTTTAGGTAAAAAGACTGCTCAACGTCTTATCTTAGAACTAAAAGACAAATTAACAACCATGCAGATCTTTACTATTTCTGACAGTGCTGTCGAAGGTGTTGACAAGCTCCTTATTGAAGCTGAAACTGCTTTGATAACACTCGGATATAAACAACCGGATATTAGTATTGCCCTGGAACAGCTTTTAAAAGATGAACAAGATATAATAACTTCTGAAGAATTAATAAAAAAGACGATTCAATATCTATATAAAAATCGTTATACAGGTAAGAAGAAGAATAAATAA
- the rsmB gene encoding 16S rRNA (cytosine(967)-C(5))-methyltransferase RsmB, with the protein MDLVRKEAYNIIYKVLKDHHHSDRLLEQKLNRFKTCNERNFLYHLVKGTIKMQRNLDYIAASLTDKDKYAQTDLKIKSLLYLGLFQTLYCKSVPDHSAVDETVELAKGLFNTKIADFVNAVLRSFLRNPDIEYPASFTERISYELSYPIELIEKWIEYWGEESTEKLCHYFNYIPKLSLRINRMATDKERFRRYFERKDIKINQTNASPNVFQTDFGQNILRDVSFEEGYYSVQDASSAMVVELLDPQEDENILDLFAGPGGKCTYISELMNNTGEVVAVDKFPQKSKKIKQAIHRLQITNMIIVTEDAFKFGPIAPAYDRVLLDVPCSGWGIFQKKAELRWQNNQDMKTLLKLQDNALEVGAQFVKKGGFLIYSTCTMNHEENENQVEKFLQQNKNFKLITNHKTVPANFIENGFLKTFPQRDSIDGAFAAKMQKQG; encoded by the coding sequence ATGGATTTAGTAAGGAAAGAAGCATATAATATTATCTATAAGGTCTTGAAGGATCATCATCATTCAGACCGTCTCTTAGAGCAGAAATTGAATAGATTCAAGACCTGTAATGAGAGGAACTTCCTCTATCATCTGGTAAAGGGAACTATTAAAATGCAGAGAAATCTTGATTATATAGCTGCTTCTCTAACTGATAAGGACAAGTATGCTCAAACAGATCTGAAAATTAAAAGTCTTCTTTACTTGGGACTCTTTCAGACTCTATATTGTAAGTCTGTTCCTGATCATTCTGCAGTTGATGAAACTGTTGAGCTAGCGAAGGGATTATTTAATACTAAAATCGCTGATTTTGTTAATGCTGTTCTCCGTTCATTTTTACGAAATCCTGATATTGAATATCCTGCCAGTTTTACCGAAAGAATATCCTATGAACTATCTTATCCTATAGAGTTGATTGAAAAATGGATAGAGTATTGGGGTGAAGAATCAACAGAGAAGCTCTGCCACTATTTTAATTATATTCCTAAGCTATCCTTGCGCATCAATAGAATGGCAACAGATAAAGAACGATTCAGAAGATATTTTGAAAGAAAAGATATTAAGATTAATCAAACAAATGCTTCACCTAATGTCTTTCAAACTGATTTCGGACAGAATATTTTGAGAGATGTTTCTTTCGAAGAGGGTTATTACTCAGTACAAGATGCTTCATCAGCTATGGTGGTAGAGTTATTAGACCCTCAAGAGGATGAAAACATATTGGACCTCTTTGCTGGACCAGGTGGAAAATGTACTTACATATCCGAGTTAATGAATAATACTGGCGAAGTTGTTGCTGTTGATAAATTCCCGCAAAAATCCAAGAAGATAAAACAGGCAATTCATCGTCTACAGATAACTAACATGATTATCGTCACAGAAGATGCTTTTAAATTTGGTCCTATTGCTCCTGCTTATGATAGGGTACTTCTTGATGTCCCTTGTTCCGGTTGGGGAATTTTTCAGAAAAAAGCAGAATTACGCTGGCAAAATAATCAGGATATGAAAACATTACTCAAGCTTCAGGATAATGCCTTGGAAGTGGGAGCTCAATTTGTGAAAAAAGGTGGGTTTTTAATCTATAGTACCTGTACTATGAATCATGAAGAGAATGAAAACCAGGTCGAAAAGTTTCTCCAACAAAACAAAAATTTTAAGTTAATAACCAATCATAAAACCGTCCCGGCTAACTTTATTGAGAACGGTTTTCTTAAAACATTCCCTCAACGGGATAGTATTGATGGCGCTTTTGCCGCAAAAATGCAAAAACAAGGATAG
- a CDS encoding TIGR01212 family radical SAM protein (This family includes YhcC from E. coli K-12, an uncharacterized radical SAM protein.), which produces MNKRLEERINTYGTYLKQQYGTRTFRVGLSTGIACPHRENNDGCIFCLPETYTDQIQSDSNNPESQLDLLIPKVKKGCGDVGILAYFQHDTSTAGDLQELKQIFDNTLKHSEIKGLIISTRPDFLNEEIMEMLKDLQGDIFLEIGLQSIHQSSLDLLNRGHSMRDFERAIKLCENYEIETGVHVILGIPGESLDDMLSTIRYINNKDIITQIKFHNLVVYKDTKLASFPQEVINTIPKLNEYITLLGTLLQHTKGDKVISRLFTSNVNRSNLALNPFPGIKRQWLNKLNAYLNENSIVQGIATDRPFISFASDEKQKIALN; this is translated from the coding sequence ATGAATAAACGGTTGGAAGAAAGGATCAACACCTATGGTACTTATTTAAAACAACAGTATGGAACCAGAACTTTTCGGGTTGGTCTTTCTACTGGCATAGCTTGTCCTCATCGAGAAAATAATGACGGTTGTATTTTCTGTTTACCGGAAACCTATACAGATCAGATCCAAAGCGATAGTAATAATCCTGAATCACAACTCGATCTGTTAATTCCCAAGGTAAAGAAAGGTTGTGGAGATGTTGGAATTCTTGCCTATTTTCAGCATGATACTTCAACAGCTGGTGATCTGCAAGAACTGAAACAAATCTTTGATAATACGTTAAAACATAGTGAAATCAAAGGTTTGATCATTTCTACCAGACCTGATTTTTTGAATGAAGAAATAATGGAGATGTTGAAAGATCTTCAGGGAGATATTTTTTTGGAGATTGGTTTACAGAGCATTCATCAGAGCAGTTTGGATTTACTCAACAGAGGACATAGTATGAGAGATTTTGAAAGAGCTATCAAGTTATGCGAGAACTATGAGATTGAGACCGGAGTACATGTTATTCTTGGTATTCCCGGTGAATCTTTAGATGATATGCTCTCTACTATCCGTTATATTAATAACAAGGATATAATAACTCAAATAAAGTTCCACAATCTAGTGGTTTACAAAGATACCAAGCTTGCCTCTTTCCCTCAGGAAGTCATAAACACTATTCCCAAGCTAAATGAATACATCACTCTCTTGGGAACTCTGTTGCAACATACTAAGGGAGATAAAGTAATCAGTAGATTGTTCACTTCTAATGTTAACAGAAGCAATCTTGCTCTTAACCCCTTTCCCGGTATTAAGAGACAGTGGCTGAATAAGTTAAATGCTTATCTGAATGAGAATAGTATTGTGCAGGGGATAGCAACAGACAGACCATTTATCTCGTTTGCATCAGATGAAAAACAGAAAATCGCCTTAAACTGA
- a CDS encoding Hsp20/alpha crystallin family protein, whose translation MLLLVYRPSSELFPQISSLLSDFMNNAYPMTTEREGIMMPMDLYETDKEFLLLANFPGLRKEDVKISVDKNTLSIAGKNREKEQKVEGTIYRDERYKGDYHRTISFHIPVNFDEIQAKLEDGILRISIPKEEVKPKKEISIS comes from the coding sequence ATGTTACTTTTAGTTTATCGACCAAGTAGCGAATTATTTCCGCAAATCTCATCTTTGTTGAGCGATTTTATGAATAATGCCTATCCTATGACAACTGAAAGAGAAGGGATAATGATGCCGATGGATTTGTATGAAACAGACAAGGAATTTCTACTTCTGGCAAATTTTCCCGGTTTAAGAAAAGAGGATGTTAAGATATCAGTTGATAAGAACACCCTATCTATAGCTGGTAAAAACCGGGAAAAGGAACAAAAAGTAGAAGGGACTATTTATCGTGATGAACGTTACAAAGGTGATTATCATCGTACGATATCTTTTCATATACCGGTCAACTTTGATGAGATCCAGGCAAAGCTGGAAGACGGTATTTTAAGAATTAGTATTCCGAAAGAAGAAGTAAAGCCCAAAAAAGAGATTTCGATCTCATAA
- a CDS encoding PASTA domain-containing protein, whose translation MAFKIKSLLISAGILVLLFIIGFFGVNILMSIVVGTGNEVIVPDIINLPFDVARKTCMDLNLYVQQVELRHDDEIAQNRIISQSPAPNKPTKINRTVEVVVSKGPELVRVPYLDNITELEAKIRLENSGLKLGEKTFRYSNEVVRDRIIYSQPIADDFIPRGSSVDIVISLGILPDASQRRDHYRSILEGTDE comes from the coding sequence ATGGCATTTAAAATCAAATCTCTATTAATATCAGCAGGCATTTTAGTTCTATTATTCATAATCGGTTTCTTTGGAGTTAATATCCTGATGTCAATTGTTGTAGGAACTGGAAATGAGGTTATTGTACCGGATATAATTAATCTCCCTTTCGATGTGGCCAGGAAAACCTGTATGGATCTTAATCTATATGTCCAACAAGTAGAGTTGAGACATGATGATGAAATAGCTCAAAACAGAATTATTTCTCAGTCTCCAGCACCAAATAAACCTACGAAAATCAACCGTACAGTAGAAGTAGTTGTTAGTAAAGGTCCTGAACTGGTCAGAGTACCTTATCTTGATAACATCACCGAACTGGAAGCAAAGATTAGGTTGGAAAATAGTGGATTAAAGCTTGGTGAGAAGACATTTCGTTATTCTAACGAAGTTGTTAGAGATCGAATTATCTATTCTCAACCTATAGCTGACGATTTTATACCTCGGGGTAGCAGTGTTGATATCGTGATTAGTTTAGGGATATTACCCGATGCTTCTCAAAGGAGAGATCACTACAGAAGCATCCTAGAAGGTACAGACGAATAA
- a CDS encoding elongation factor G, which yields MKSNEMKQIRNIAFVGASGAGKTTLAEHLLFQAKATSRIGRVEEGNTVMDFDPEEINKGMSLTLSIAHFTWKNHKINLIDTPGTADFIGEQISGATAADSVAIVANAAGGFEVGLEQTLEQLSDRKNLSTVIIVNRMDNEHADFEKTLELIKENLGITPIPVVIPIGKENTFEGVIDLVKNKAYIKGSYVEIPDNMKDNASTAKLQLLEAIAETDEALLDKYLESSALSDQEIQDGLRKGLAQGQLIPAFCCSAGTEIGIIPLLDSFVDYLPSPADKDKIVALENSVEKELTCSESGPLLAYLFKSVADPVTGDIGYVRVLSGTLKSGMDVFVPEKDNKDKIGSMYYLLGKHRNEASELKAGDIGALVKLKVARSFNTITDSNSKRRFIQPALPTPVYWKTIKAVNQSDEDKIGSALTKLIDEDPTLRFELNKETLENVLSGIGELQIGMVQKKLKNRYKIETELNDPKIPYKETIMGKSDVQYKHKKQSGGRGQYGHVHFRIGPKERGEGFEFINSIVGGTIPSKYIPAVEKGVVETMQKGIIAGYQVVDIFIDCYFGSYHDVDSSELAFKLAASQALKKGFKEARPIILEPIHEVQIIIPSEYMGDVMGDVSTRRGKILGMEQKGKKQILNAHLPLSELFSYFPNLKSLTQGRGRFNQKFSHYEKLPDEVAEKVIATYQESE from the coding sequence ATGAAAAGTAATGAGATGAAACAGATACGGAATATCGCTTTTGTAGGAGCGAGTGGAGCTGGAAAAACGACATTAGCTGAGCACTTGTTGTTTCAAGCTAAAGCTACGAGTAGAATAGGAAGAGTAGAAGAAGGGAATACAGTAATGGATTTTGACCCTGAAGAGATAAATAAAGGTATGTCTCTAACTCTGAGCATAGCTCATTTTACTTGGAAAAATCATAAGATCAATCTGATAGATACACCAGGAACAGCAGATTTTATTGGAGAGCAGATATCAGGAGCTACTGCAGCAGATAGTGTTGCTATCGTAGCCAATGCTGCAGGTGGTTTTGAAGTTGGCTTGGAACAGACTTTAGAACAGCTTTCAGATCGAAAAAATTTATCAACCGTAATAATTGTCAACCGCATGGATAATGAGCATGCCGATTTTGAAAAAACTCTTGAGTTAATTAAAGAGAACTTAGGCATAACACCGATACCGGTAGTTATTCCCATTGGTAAGGAAAACACTTTTGAAGGTGTAATTGATTTAGTAAAAAACAAAGCCTATATAAAAGGAAGCTATGTCGAAATCCCTGATAACATGAAGGATAATGCTTCTACAGCCAAACTCCAGCTTCTGGAAGCGATAGCTGAGACAGACGAAGCTTTGCTCGATAAATATTTAGAAAGTAGTGCTTTATCTGATCAAGAGATTCAAGATGGGTTGCGCAAAGGATTGGCTCAAGGACAATTAATACCGGCGTTTTGTTGTTCAGCTGGGACAGAGATAGGGATAATACCTTTATTAGATAGCTTTGTTGATTACCTTCCTTCACCGGCAGATAAGGACAAGATAGTTGCTTTAGAGAACAGTGTAGAGAAGGAGTTAACCTGCTCAGAAAGCGGTCCGCTATTAGCTTATCTTTTCAAATCTGTAGCTGATCCGGTTACCGGTGATATTGGTTATGTGCGAGTTCTTTCAGGTACTTTGAAGTCTGGTATGGATGTTTTCGTGCCTGAAAAAGACAATAAAGACAAGATCGGTTCAATGTATTATCTATTGGGCAAACACCGTAATGAAGCATCAGAGCTTAAAGCAGGAGATATTGGTGCTTTAGTAAAACTGAAGGTTGCCCGGAGTTTTAATACAATAACCGATTCAAATAGTAAGCGTCGTTTTATCCAACCTGCCTTACCAACTCCAGTCTACTGGAAGACAATCAAGGCCGTTAACCAGAGTGATGAAGATAAAATAGGGTCAGCATTAACCAAGTTGATCGACGAAGACCCAACTCTAAGATTTGAATTGAATAAAGAAACTCTTGAAAATGTCCTTTCTGGTATTGGGGAATTACAGATCGGTATGGTACAGAAGAAATTAAAAAATCGTTATAAGATAGAGACTGAACTAAATGACCCCAAGATCCCATATAAAGAAACAATTATGGGTAAATCTGATGTTCAATATAAGCATAAGAAACAATCCGGTGGTAGGGGACAATATGGCCATGTCCATTTCCGAATTGGTCCCAAAGAACGTGGAGAGGGATTTGAATTCATAAACTCGATAGTTGGCGGTACCATCCCCAGCAAGTATATCCCGGCAGTTGAGAAAGGTGTAGTCGAAACAATGCAGAAAGGGATCATAGCGGGTTATCAGGTAGTAGATATCTTTATAGATTGCTATTTTGGTAGCTATCATGATGTGGACTCATCAGAGCTTGCTTTTAAACTAGCGGCTTCACAAGCATTGAAAAAGGGGTTTAAAGAAGCCAGACCGATAATCCTGGAACCAATCCATGAAGTTCAGATAATCATTCCTAGTGAGTATATGGGTGATGTAATGGGAGATGTTTCCACTCGCCGAGGTAAAATCCTCGGTATGGAACAGAAAGGTAAGAAACAGATCCTAAATGCTCATCTTCCGCTTTCAGAACTTTTTTCCTACTTCCCTAATTTGAAATCACTCACCCAGGGTCGAGGTAGGTTTAATCAAAAGTTTTCACACTATGAGAAGCTTCCTGATGAGGTTGCAGAAAAGGTTATAGCAACATATCAAGAGAGTGAATAG
- a CDS encoding NifU family protein, whose amino-acid sequence MIEKEKVEEVLNLVRPSIQSDGGDVELVKIREDNVIEVKLKGACGTCPMAIYTLKAGIERVMKERIPEVKEVISV is encoded by the coding sequence ATGATAGAAAAAGAGAAAGTGGAAGAAGTATTGAATCTCGTAAGGCCATCTATTCAATCAGATGGAGGCGATGTAGAACTCGTCAAGATCAGAGAGGATAATGTAATAGAAGTTAAGCTAAAAGGTGCCTGTGGTACATGCCCTATGGCTATCTATACTTTGAAAGCTGGTATTGAGAGAGTTATGAAAGAAAGAATCCCGGAAGTTAAAGAGGTCATTTCTGTATAA
- a CDS encoding YebC/PmpR family DNA-binding transcriptional regulator encodes MSGHNKWSSIKHKKGAADAKRGRLFTRLTREIITAARNGSGDVNTNPRLRAAVSAARNANMPKDNIEKAIKRGTGEIAGTTYEEYTYEGYGHNGVAILVEVMTDNKNRTVAEVRHTFTKYGGSLAESGAVSWMFHQKGYIEVEAPDMNEDDAIMVALDAGAEDAEYEDGILYVYTSVPDFHVVLSYFEKNSYIIREAELTRTPTTTIDANDVAEKLIKLIDHLEDLDDVQKVYSNYKISDEILNRLAEN; translated from the coding sequence ATGTCAGGACACAATAAGTGGAGTTCCATCAAACATAAAAAGGGTGCTGCTGATGCAAAACGGGGAAGATTATTTACTCGTTTGACGAGAGAAATTATAACTGCAGCCAGAAATGGTTCTGGTGATGTAAACACCAATCCGCGCCTTCGTGCTGCAGTATCTGCTGCCCGTAACGCTAATATGCCCAAAGATAATATTGAGAAGGCAATCAAACGAGGAACGGGTGAGATTGCAGGTACAACCTATGAAGAATACACCTACGAAGGATATGGTCATAACGGGGTAGCGATCTTAGTTGAGGTTATGACAGATAACAAGAATCGCACCGTAGCTGAAGTAAGACATACTTTTACCAAATATGGTGGCTCTTTAGCGGAGAGCGGAGCCGTTTCATGGATGTTTCATCAGAAAGGATACATCGAGGTAGAAGCTCCTGATATGAATGAGGATGATGCTATCATGGTGGCTCTCGATGCCGGTGCTGAGGATGCTGAATATGAAGATGGTATTCTTTATGTATATACAAGTGTCCCTGACTTTCATGTTGTCTTAAGCTATTTTGAAAAGAATAGTTATATAATCAGGGAAGCAGAATTGACCCGTACTCCAACAACAACAATTGATGCTAACGATGTTGCTGAAAAACTGATCAAACTGATAGATCATCTGGAAGATTTAGATGATGTCCAGAAAGTGTATTCTAATTATAAGATATCAGATGAGATACTAAACAGGTTGGCTGAGAATTGA
- the ruvC gene encoding crossover junction endodeoxyribonuclease RuvC, which translates to MIFLGIDPGSRFCGYGILETEKRKIIAVGYDIIKLNPSSALAERIEVIYDKILALLDENKPDKVGIESIFYGKNIQSAFTLGHVRGAILLAIAQKKIPFMEFSPREVKKAVTGNGNASKQQVQYMLPKLLGIKIDNLPDDAADALAVAYALYNNERFRN; encoded by the coding sequence TTGATTTTTTTAGGAATTGACCCCGGCAGTAGATTCTGTGGGTATGGGATATTGGAGACAGAGAAACGAAAGATTATTGCAGTCGGTTATGACATAATCAAGCTAAATCCCTCTTCTGCATTAGCGGAACGAATAGAAGTTATCTATGATAAGATCCTAGCTTTGTTAGATGAAAATAAACCTGATAAAGTCGGTATTGAAAGTATTTTCTACGGCAAGAATATTCAGTCAGCATTTACATTAGGTCATGTCAGGGGTGCGATTCTTTTAGCAATAGCTCAGAAAAAGATACCTTTCATGGAATTTTCTCCCCGTGAGGTAAAAAAAGCAGTGACCGGAAATGGTAATGCTTCAAAACAACAGGTGCAGTATATGCTGCCAAAATTACTGGGTATCAAGATAGACAACCTGCCTGATGATGCAGCAGATGCCTTAGCGGTAGCTTATGCTCTCTATAACAACGAAAGATTTAGGAATTAG